Proteins from one Leptonema illini DSM 21528 genomic window:
- a CDS encoding ABC transporter ATP-binding protein, with protein sequence MDAVVLLENISKEYVGFVSHADRILCALTLGLHRGRRRFSALTDINASLTGGQIVGLIGANGAGKSTLLRLLSGISRPDSGRVSFKGSVRAILELGVGFNAELTGVQNIMYNGVLWGYDLHTLKSEAHAILDFAGLSAFADEAMKSYSTGMQMRLAFSLATHRRTDLLLVDEALAVGDAAFQQKCVDRFRRYRDEGSLIIVVSHDMSLLADIADRVILLDHGRLVADGAPATVISEYMHRLAATSFSGGQSGALNGYSVRLLDTAGRERSAFYCGEEAVLEIALQASQILEDMTLGFHIQDAKGLRIFGTNTYLMNQAVRVTERRHRFRFQLQLNAGPGAYTLGISLHRGRMHTTDCHLWTDSALSFELEARPGQISDGAAFFQPLWLGDAGESN encoded by the coding sequence ATGGATGCCGTGGTTCTATTAGAAAATATCAGCAAAGAGTACGTCGGCTTCGTCTCACATGCGGATCGCATCCTCTGCGCTCTCACGCTCGGCCTGCATCGCGGCAGACGTCGTTTTTCGGCGCTCACGGATATCAATGCCAGCCTTACGGGTGGCCAGATCGTCGGATTAATCGGGGCAAACGGCGCCGGTAAGTCGACCTTGCTTCGCCTTCTTTCTGGTATCTCGCGCCCTGATTCCGGTCGTGTCAGCTTTAAAGGAAGCGTGCGGGCGATTCTCGAACTTGGCGTCGGCTTTAATGCTGAGTTAACAGGAGTCCAGAATATCATGTATAACGGCGTTCTGTGGGGCTATGATCTGCATACGCTGAAATCTGAGGCGCATGCCATCCTGGACTTTGCCGGGCTTTCGGCCTTTGCCGATGAGGCGATGAAAAGCTACTCTACCGGTATGCAGATGCGCCTGGCCTTCTCGCTGGCCACACATCGCCGCACCGATCTTCTGCTTGTCGACGAAGCGCTTGCCGTCGGCGATGCGGCCTTCCAGCAGAAGTGCGTCGATCGTTTTCGCAGATATCGCGACGAAGGGAGCCTTATCATCGTCGTCAGTCACGACATGTCCCTTCTTGCCGATATCGCCGACCGCGTTATCCTGCTCGATCACGGACGTCTGGTAGCCGATGGAGCGCCGGCCACCGTGATTTCGGAGTACATGCACCGCCTGGCGGCAACGTCGTTTTCCGGAGGTCAGAGTGGCGCTCTGAACGGCTACAGCGTTCGTCTGCTTGATACGGCTGGGCGGGAACGGTCGGCCTTTTACTGCGGCGAAGAGGCCGTACTCGAGATAGCCCTTCAAGCCTCGCAGATACTTGAAGACATGACGCTCGGCTTTCATATTCAGGACGCTAAAGGTTTGCGCATCTTCGGAACAAACACATATCTTATGAATCAGGCGGTACGTGTGACGGAGCGCCGGCATCGCTTTCGTTTTCAGCTGCAACTGAATGCAGGCCCGGGCGCTTATACGCTCGGTATCTCGCTTCATCGCGGCCGCATGCATACGACGGACTGTCACCTCTGGACCGATTCCGCTCTCAGCTTTGAACTTGAGGCTAGGCCAGGTCAGATCTCAGACGGAGCGGCCTTTTTTCAACCGCTCTGGCTGGGAGACGCAGGGGAATCGAATTGA
- a CDS encoding ABC transporter permease, producing the protein MPSRITTLLALIRRDYAVQYAGMGLGLAWLFINYAMQIGVFYLVIGRGLYADQDDYAARLLSGMALWIPLSEMLMRSGSILSENRVLIRRTNTGRELFVWIPVVQAMFHYLLLSIPLSLILSLSGGSLSLPSALLSLPGALLGGWAALLIVSPWALILARLAVILRDLTPLLRPLLQILFWLTPIAYLPASWSHWNPLTYLLALHGSLFAGLPVPDSGALSLLIAVLFTMMAALISSFRLNRIVEDHL; encoded by the coding sequence ATGCCTTCGCGCATAACGACGCTTCTCGCTTTGATCCGGCGCGACTACGCCGTACAGTATGCAGGTATGGGTCTTGGCCTCGCCTGGCTTTTTATCAACTATGCCATGCAGATCGGCGTTTTCTATCTCGTCATCGGCAGAGGACTGTACGCCGATCAGGATGACTATGCGGCCCGGCTTCTGTCGGGAATGGCTCTCTGGATTCCGCTCTCTGAGATGCTCATGCGTTCCGGTTCTATTCTGAGCGAGAACCGCGTCCTGATCCGCCGTACGAATACGGGCCGTGAGCTCTTTGTCTGGATTCCCGTCGTTCAGGCGATGTTTCATTATCTGCTGCTTTCGATACCGCTTTCTCTGATCCTGTCGCTTTCGGGCGGATCGCTCTCACTTCCGTCGGCCCTTCTTTCTCTACCCGGTGCCCTTTTGGGCGGATGGGCCGCTCTTCTCATCGTTTCGCCCTGGGCGTTGATTCTTGCCAGGCTGGCAGTCATTCTGCGCGATCTGACGCCGCTGCTGCGACCTCTGTTGCAGATACTCTTCTGGTTAACGCCCATCGCCTATCTGCCCGCTTCCTGGTCGCACTGGAATCCGCTGACATATCTTCTGGCTCTTCATGGAAGCCTTTTCGCCGGATTGCCTGTTCCAGATTCGGGGGCTCTGTCGTTGCTTATCGCCGTGCTGTTCACAATGATGGCCGCCCTGATCAGCTCCTTTCGCCTGAACCGCATCGTCGAGGACCATCTGTGA
- the pckA gene encoding phosphoenolpyruvate carboxykinase (ATP) yields the protein MSTQTIQKLLDIKDTPAIYRNLSYDEIFEHEKKNGETLLTSQGAMTVDTGEFTGRSPNDKYIVKEPTSEKDVDWGKVNQPVSEEIFNELLVKAQEHLSGRPLYVFDGFAGARKSTRLSLRMITEKAWQHHFCTNMFIRPSPEELNDFTADFTIINASGLRNVDFKKHGLHSDVFVIFHLGRKIAIIGGTEYGGEMKKGIFSVMNFYKPLQGILTMHCSANVGKAKGDSALFFGLSGTGKTTLSTDPNRPLIGDDEHGWDDEGIWNLEGGCYAKTINLNPDDEPQIFGAIKKDALLENVVIRDGNVVDYTDGSKTENTRVSYPIFHIANRIESGLGPHPENIIFLTCDAFGVLPPVARLTPEQAMYHFLSGYTAKVAGTERGVKEPSATFSACFGAAFMTLHPTRYAKLLGEKMKQHKTKAWLVNTGWAGGPYGVGARMKIKITRSILDGIFDGSLDHDDYTQDDIMNLAIPNRLHDYDKAVLHPWESWADKAGYEAQRKKLAGMFVENFKKYTNVGKEFDFSSFGPKL from the coding sequence ATGAGCACGCAGACGATTCAGAAACTACTGGATATTAAAGACACTCCGGCCATTTACCGGAACCTCAGCTACGACGAAATCTTCGAACATGAAAAAAAGAACGGCGAGACTCTTCTGACTTCTCAGGGAGCCATGACCGTCGATACCGGTGAGTTTACCGGACGTTCCCCTAACGACAAATATATCGTAAAAGAGCCGACCTCTGAAAAAGACGTAGACTGGGGCAAAGTGAACCAGCCCGTCTCTGAAGAGATCTTCAATGAGCTGCTTGTAAAGGCACAGGAGCATCTGAGCGGACGTCCGCTGTATGTATTCGACGGATTTGCCGGCGCACGTAAGTCCACCCGACTCTCCCTGCGAATGATCACCGAAAAAGCCTGGCAGCATCATTTCTGCACCAATATGTTTATTCGCCCTTCGCCCGAAGAGCTGAATGACTTTACCGCTGATTTCACCATCATCAACGCATCGGGCCTGCGTAACGTCGACTTCAAAAAGCATGGACTGCATTCCGACGTTTTCGTTATCTTCCACCTCGGTCGTAAGATTGCCATCATCGGCGGCACGGAGTACGGCGGAGAGATGAAAAAAGGCATCTTCTCTGTCATGAACTTCTACAAGCCGCTTCAGGGCATCCTGACCATGCACTGCTCGGCCAACGTCGGCAAGGCAAAAGGAGACTCCGCTCTGTTCTTCGGCCTTTCCGGCACCGGTAAAACGACGCTGTCCACAGATCCGAACCGTCCGCTCATCGGCGATGACGAGCACGGCTGGGACGACGAAGGCATCTGGAATCTCGAAGGCGGCTGCTACGCGAAGACGATCAACCTGAACCCCGACGACGAACCGCAGATCTTCGGCGCTATCAAGAAAGACGCCCTGCTTGAGAACGTCGTCATTCGTGACGGAAACGTCGTCGACTACACGGACGGAAGCAAGACCGAGAATACTCGCGTGAGTTATCCGATCTTCCACATCGCAAACCGTATCGAGAGCGGCCTGGGCCCGCATCCTGAAAATATCATCTTCCTGACATGCGACGCCTTCGGCGTTCTTCCGCCTGTAGCCCGTCTCACTCCCGAGCAGGCCATGTATCACTTCCTGTCCGGTTATACGGCAAAGGTTGCCGGTACCGAGCGAGGCGTCAAAGAGCCCTCGGCTACTTTTTCGGCCTGCTTCGGCGCCGCCTTTATGACGCTGCATCCCACTCGTTATGCGAAGCTGCTCGGTGAGAAGATGAAGCAGCATAAGACGAAGGCATGGCTTGTGAATACGGGCTGGGCCGGCGGTCCTTACGGCGTCGGTGCACGTATGAAAATCAAGATCACGCGCTCCATCCTCGACGGAATCTTCGACGGATCGCTCGATCATGACGATTATACGCAGGACGATATCATGAATCTTGCGATTCCGAATCGTCTGCACGACTACGATAAGGCCGTCCTGCACCCGTGGGAGTCCTGGGCAGATAAAGCCGGTTATGAAGCGCAGCGTAAGAAGCTGGCCGGTATGTTCGTCGAGAACTTCAAGAAGTATACGAACGTCGGTAAAGAGTTCGACTTCTCGAGCTTCGGCCCGAAGCTGTGA
- a CDS encoding methyl-accepting chemotaxis protein, which produces MALTSSHVQAFSDPSGQLTLDEVRSQEFQSVSSLNYSMSTAVQWVRFSVRSDTDEQMFLRLAHPLFDELDFFIYKANGMERIQAGRSLPVSAWPLATADHIVPMTLKRGETAEIYMRMQSGNSRATPVEFIGIRDLLEEMTLSTLLYALILGGMLFIIVNNAIMFAALRDLSHLFFAGYMLSVFFFLLGLTGYGPLLLWGSIPYLSERVVTMCIGASVSALLFFQSHYLKMKRRRPLLYRIFQAVGFIYLGQMALALLPTYIYASMIGVYGSPVAAFLLIFVSALEIRRSNEGRMLFLSWLVVLCAAVFFALKVAKVLPDHTVIHMLLPLGFLGQMLFINYLLSRRISDLNSNLEKEKQRMRDERLRLEEMLDESRAISLNLKELSEREKQMAARLNNLSQEEASMSEQLSSAMEEVFARTEGVRNGMQNQNEKAGVIDESLKELLRTRETVREAVNHTMSFFTDIQNGFVVFRNNLEELMKRMHSIRDAGNVIQDVVKMIRDVTERINMLSLNASIEAARAGEFGRGFAVVADEVGKLAEETGSNSKKIQGQVALMEGEMTGGLDAAGRSESSISTLLQSLSDIHSLLVKVSQSMDVLDGAVSRLESHSRENRRLSDEIFEASGEQIDSLKESLHSVSRLAQMATQLSKNNDEILELSEAVLAEADRLNRTMNR; this is translated from the coding sequence ATGGCACTCACGTCTTCGCATGTCCAGGCTTTTTCTGATCCATCAGGTCAGCTCACTCTCGATGAAGTACGAAGTCAGGAGTTCCAGTCTGTAAGCTCGCTCAACTATTCGATGAGTACAGCCGTGCAGTGGGTCAGATTCTCGGTGCGTTCTGACACCGATGAACAGATGTTCCTGCGACTTGCCCATCCGCTCTTTGATGAACTCGATTTCTTCATTTATAAGGCAAATGGCATGGAGCGGATTCAGGCCGGACGCTCTCTACCTGTGTCGGCCTGGCCGCTCGCAACAGCGGATCATATCGTGCCGATGACACTGAAGCGCGGAGAAACGGCAGAGATCTACATGCGCATGCAAAGCGGAAACAGCAGGGCCACGCCTGTTGAGTTTATCGGGATTCGCGATCTGCTCGAAGAGATGACGCTTTCGACGTTGCTCTATGCGCTGATTCTTGGAGGCATGCTTTTTATCATCGTGAATAACGCCATCATGTTTGCCGCTCTACGAGACCTGAGTCATCTCTTCTTTGCCGGCTATATGCTTTCGGTCTTTTTCTTTCTGCTCGGATTAACCGGTTACGGACCGCTGCTGCTGTGGGGAAGTATTCCGTATCTGAGCGAGCGAGTGGTGACGATGTGTATCGGAGCCTCGGTTTCGGCCCTTCTCTTCTTTCAGTCGCATTACCTCAAGATGAAGCGCCGCCGCCCGCTCCTGTACAGAATCTTTCAGGCCGTCGGCTTCATCTATCTGGGTCAGATGGCGCTCGCCCTTCTGCCCACTTACATCTATGCCTCCATGATAGGGGTCTATGGCAGCCCTGTTGCCGCCTTTCTGCTTATTTTTGTGAGCGCCCTGGAAATCCGACGTTCCAACGAAGGCCGGATGTTGTTTTTGAGCTGGCTCGTCGTTCTCTGCGCCGCCGTCTTTTTTGCCCTGAAAGTGGCGAAGGTGCTGCCCGATCATACGGTGATTCACATGCTTCTTCCTCTCGGCTTCCTCGGACAGATGCTGTTCATCAATTACCTGCTATCCCGACGCATCAGCGATCTGAATTCCAACCTTGAAAAAGAGAAGCAGCGCATGCGCGACGAACGACTGCGCCTTGAAGAGATGCTCGATGAATCGCGCGCCATTTCTCTCAATCTGAAAGAGTTGAGCGAGCGCGAGAAGCAGATGGCGGCTCGTCTGAATAACCTCTCGCAGGAAGAGGCGTCGATGAGCGAACAGCTTTCGTCGGCGATGGAAGAGGTCTTTGCCCGAACCGAAGGCGTTCGAAACGGCATGCAGAATCAGAACGAAAAGGCCGGAGTCATCGACGAAAGCCTGAAAGAACTGCTGCGCACCCGCGAGACGGTACGCGAGGCCGTGAATCATACGATGAGTTTTTTCACCGACATCCAGAACGGCTTTGTCGTTTTCCGGAATAATCTCGAAGAACTGATGAAGCGTATGCATTCGATCCGCGATGCCGGCAATGTGATCCAGGATGTCGTGAAGATGATTCGAGACGTTACCGAGCGCATCAACATGCTTTCACTCAACGCATCGATTGAAGCGGCGCGAGCCGGCGAGTTCGGTCGCGGTTTTGCCGTCGTCGCCGACGAAGTGGGCAAGCTTGCCGAAGAAACGGGCTCAAACTCGAAGAAGATCCAGGGGCAGGTGGCCCTGATGGAAGGCGAGATGACCGGAGGTCTCGATGCCGCCGGCCGATCGGAGTCGTCCATTTCCACTCTTCTACAATCCCTGAGCGACATCCACTCGTTGCTTGTAAAGGTTTCGCAGTCGATGGACGTGCTGGACGGCGCCGTATCGCGGCTCGAAAGCCACAGCCGTGAAAACCGGCGCCTCTCGGACGAGATCTTCGAGGCATCGGGCGAACAGATAGATTCCCTGAAAGAAAGTCTGCACAGCGTTTCCAGGCTGGCGCAGATGGCAACACAGCTTTCAAAAAATAACGACGAGATCCTTGAGTTGTCCGAAGCGGTTCTTGCCGAAGCCGACCGTCTGAACCGCACGATGAATCGTTAG
- a CDS encoding multiheme c-type cytochrome: MQPPLSQPGTGLKASDCGACHQNQYRDWQHSTHAAAYTDLQFQSEISKPGAPKELCKNCHIPLGNQRESLTDGKANPTFDAALQQEGVTCAACHVRTENGHSVIVGSQTSTAATAGKSGTHVVVVDRAYLLGRCESCHQANARFTEHYVCSFNTAQELRSGPFGKTHTCVSCHLETGTITENAIKTEPDRITAADPGRFTRHVFPGGGVPKRFDLFPYLLTVRHDTALDFELGKIVFSQSYRSGQIQIPVQIRNARAGHSVPTADPERFVLVRVRLLDERNGELTRQEYRIGQVWQWEPAKKLSDNRLAPLESRRHVFIFKSTQSVRFIELTAYHVRLTKENGRYMQATAGMADPAFQKDIAAIDRLYPFAAILWSRRLDLVNGSSIEKDRVERNRESVRLRGYPE, from the coding sequence ATGCAGCCACCGTTGTCGCAGCCCGGTACCGGCCTCAAGGCCTCAGACTGTGGGGCGTGTCATCAGAACCAGTATAGAGACTGGCAACATTCGACGCATGCAGCGGCCTACACCGATCTTCAATTCCAGTCCGAGATTTCCAAGCCCGGCGCTCCGAAAGAGCTCTGTAAGAACTGCCATATTCCGCTCGGCAATCAACGCGAGTCTCTCACTGACGGCAAAGCCAATCCGACGTTTGACGCGGCGTTACAACAGGAAGGCGTCACCTGTGCAGCCTGTCATGTGCGGACGGAAAACGGGCATTCCGTGATTGTCGGATCGCAGACTTCCACAGCTGCGACAGCTGGCAAAAGTGGAACACATGTCGTTGTTGTCGATCGCGCTTATCTGCTTGGTCGATGCGAGAGCTGCCATCAGGCGAATGCACGCTTCACGGAACACTACGTATGCAGCTTCAACACGGCGCAGGAGCTGCGTTCCGGTCCGTTCGGCAAGACGCATACCTGCGTCAGTTGTCATCTCGAGACCGGCACGATAACAGAAAATGCCATAAAGACGGAGCCTGACAGGATTACCGCAGCCGATCCCGGTAGGTTTACGCGTCATGTTTTTCCTGGAGGAGGAGTGCCGAAGCGCTTTGATCTTTTTCCGTATCTGTTAACCGTGCGACATGATACGGCGCTCGATTTCGAGCTGGGGAAGATCGTCTTTTCACAATCCTACAGAAGCGGTCAGATACAGATTCCGGTGCAGATACGCAACGCCCGCGCAGGCCATTCTGTGCCGACGGCGGATCCCGAACGCTTTGTGCTCGTGCGTGTCAGATTGCTTGATGAACGCAACGGCGAACTGACGCGTCAGGAGTATCGCATCGGACAGGTATGGCAATGGGAGCCGGCGAAGAAGCTCTCTGATAACCGCCTGGCTCCTCTTGAAAGCCGCCGTCATGTTTTTATTTTTAAGAGCACACAGTCCGTGCGTTTCATTGAACTGACGGCCTATCATGTCAGACTAACGAAAGAAAACGGCCGCTACATGCAGGCGACGGCCGGTATGGCCGATCCGGCATTTCAAAAGGACATAGCGGCGATCGATCGTCTTTATCCCTTTGCCGCCATTCTCTGGTCACGCCGTCTTGATCTTGTAAACGGCTCATCGATCGAAAAAGACAGAGTCGAACGAAACCGCGAATCGGTCCGGCTGCGAGGTTATCCGGAATAG
- the serA gene encoding phosphoglycerate dehydrogenase — MKHVILISDKFDAEGVARLQKTDGFEVIYKGGHSKEELLADIGKAHGLIIRSATKVTPEVLEKAPNLKLIVRAGVGVDNINIPEASRRGVIVMNAPGGSSVTTAEQALALMFAVARNTPQANASMKAGKWDKNKYAGVEITGKTVGVVGLGRIGREFVKRARGLKMNVIGFDPFIPAEALGHLEIEIVNKDELLARSDFISVHAPLTDDTRDFIGKDNLHKLKKGVRLINAARGGIYNEEALEEGLKSGQIAAVGLDVFTQEPIPEDFALRQYENCIMAPHLGASTGEAEFAVAMETIDELVEFFQTGVARNAINFPTVDAESMDFMKPYFEGGEKVGTLLARLLESPLRTVEIDYNGEISEKKADPVRMAILKGALGVFVGADTVNYVNAPVLAKERGVRVVENKNEGTVGYKSSVVVTLESEDGKKARLKYTAIAGHSVAVALNDREIEFRPEGVLLVVQNKDVPGVVGTIGTFLGDLKINIASIELSRSGKGETAISVITVDDLLSAEQIEKFRTLYNILSVHQIDLR; from the coding sequence ATGAAGCATGTCATCCTTATCTCTGACAAGTTCGACGCAGAAGGCGTAGCCAGGCTGCAGAAGACCGATGGCTTTGAGGTCATCTATAAAGGCGGCCACTCTAAAGAAGAGCTGCTTGCCGATATCGGTAAGGCCCATGGCCTGATTATCCGCTCTGCAACGAAGGTCACTCCTGAAGTTCTCGAAAAGGCTCCCAATCTGAAGCTGATCGTCCGTGCCGGCGTCGGCGTGGATAACATCAACATCCCCGAAGCCAGCCGCCGCGGCGTCATCGTAATGAACGCACCGGGCGGATCTTCGGTGACGACGGCCGAGCAGGCCCTCGCCCTTATGTTCGCCGTTGCGCGCAACACGCCGCAGGCCAACGCCTCGATGAAGGCCGGCAAATGGGATAAAAACAAATATGCCGGCGTCGAGATCACCGGTAAGACGGTCGGCGTCGTCGGTCTTGGTCGTATCGGACGCGAATTCGTTAAGCGTGCTCGCGGCCTGAAGATGAACGTGATCGGTTTCGATCCGTTTATTCCCGCCGAGGCGTTAGGCCATCTTGAAATCGAAATCGTTAACAAAGACGAGCTGCTGGCTCGATCCGACTTCATCTCCGTGCATGCTCCTCTTACCGACGATACGCGTGATTTCATCGGCAAGGATAACCTGCATAAACTGAAAAAAGGCGTTCGCCTGATCAACGCCGCTCGCGGGGGCATCTACAACGAAGAGGCGCTCGAAGAAGGCCTCAAGTCGGGTCAGATCGCCGCCGTCGGTCTCGACGTTTTCACGCAGGAGCCGATCCCCGAGGATTTCGCTCTGCGTCAGTACGAGAACTGCATCATGGCTCCGCATCTGGGCGCCTCGACCGGCGAGGCTGAGTTTGCCGTCGCCATGGAAACGATCGACGAACTCGTCGAGTTCTTCCAGACCGGCGTCGCTCGCAACGCTATCAACTTCCCCACCGTCGATGCCGAGAGCATGGATTTCATGAAGCCTTATTTCGAAGGCGGCGAGAAGGTCGGAACGCTGCTTGCCCGTCTGCTTGAGTCGCCTCTGCGAACCGTAGAGATTGACTATAACGGAGAGATCAGCGAGAAGAAGGCCGATCCGGTTCGCATGGCCATCTTAAAAGGCGCCCTTGGCGTTTTTGTCGGCGCCGATACGGTGAACTACGTGAACGCTCCTGTGCTTGCTAAAGAGCGCGGAGTGCGCGTCGTTGAGAACAAGAACGAAGGAACGGTCGGCTATAAGTCAAGCGTCGTCGTTACGCTCGAAAGCGAAGACGGTAAGAAGGCGCGGCTCAAGTACACGGCCATCGCCGGTCATAGCGTCGCCGTCGCCCTGAACGATCGCGAGATTGAGTTCCGCCCCGAAGGCGTCCTGCTTGTCGTGCAGAACAAAGACGTGCCGGGCGTCGTCGGCACAATCGGAACGTTTCTGGGCGATCTGAAGATCAACATCGCCTCGATCGAGCTTTCTCGTTCGGGAAAAGGCGAGACGGCGATCTCTGTGATCACTGTCGACGACCTGCTCAGCGCAGAACAGATCGAGAAGTTCCGAACGCTGTATAACATTCTGTCCGTTCATCAGATCGATCTGCGTTGA
- a CDS encoding YggS family pyridoxal phosphate-dependent enzyme: MDPVRALASIREELDRRGHNRVRIVVVTKTHGPELIETLLKAGHREFGENRFTEARAKFALVHAQAIQPIYHHLGPLQSGFARNLPGLFHVVHGVSSASALESLLKAARRHFEATGEGMQYLMQLNLTAESSKLGGMSEEQFLQCRESLPSEEALTWRGFMTMGPTDQDAKRTSEVFRRLRQIRDEHLPDGELSMGMSGDWQLAVEEGATIVRIGTAITGTRAGGPWMPESG; this comes from the coding sequence ATGGATCCGGTCCGCGCCCTTGCCAGTATTAGAGAAGAACTGGACAGGCGCGGACATAATCGTGTCCGTATCGTCGTAGTCACGAAGACGCATGGCCCCGAACTTATTGAAACACTCTTAAAAGCAGGCCACCGCGAATTCGGTGAAAACCGGTTCACTGAGGCAAGAGCGAAATTCGCGCTTGTTCATGCGCAGGCGATCCAACCTATCTATCATCATCTCGGTCCTTTACAATCGGGCTTTGCTCGTAATCTGCCCGGCCTCTTTCATGTCGTGCATGGAGTTTCGTCGGCAAGCGCCCTTGAATCTCTTTTAAAAGCCGCTCGCAGACATTTTGAGGCGACAGGCGAAGGCATGCAGTATTTGATGCAGCTCAATCTGACCGCAGAATCCTCGAAGCTGGGCGGCATGAGCGAAGAGCAGTTCTTACAGTGCCGCGAAAGCCTGCCCTCTGAAGAGGCGCTCACCTGGCGCGGATTCATGACGATGGGGCCCACCGATCAGGATGCGAAGCGAACATCCGAAGTTTTCAGGCGGTTACGTCAGATTCGAGACGAGCATCTGCCTGACGGCGAGCTGAGCATGGGTATGTCGGGCGACTGGCAGCTTGCCGTCGAAGAAGGGGCGACGATTGTGCGTATTGGAACGGCGATCACAGGAACGCGAGCCGGCGGTCCGTGGATGCCTGAATCCGGTTGA